CGGCGACCGACAAGCTCGACGGCTACATCGCCCGCAGCCGTGGTCTCGTGACGAACTTCGGCAAGATCGCCGACCCGATCGCGGACAAGGCGCTCGTCATCGCCGCGCTCGTGCTCCTGTGGGCCGAGGGGACGATCCCGTGGTGGGTGCCGGTGATCATCATCGTGCGCGAGCTCGGCATCACCGCGCTCCGCTTCGTCATGGTGCGTCGCGCCGTCATGGCCGCCTCCAACGGCGGCAAGCTCAAGACGGTGCTCCAGGTCGTCTTCATCGCCGCCTACCTCGTGCCGTGGGAGGCCCTGCTGCCGCAGGGTGCCGCCGACGTCGTGCTCCTCGTCGCCTGGTGGGTCATGCTGCTCGCCGTCGTCGTCACCGTGGTCACCGGTCTGGACTACGTGCTCCGCGCGGTCCGGATCGCGCGCGCCCCCGCACCCGGCGCCCCGTGACACCCGCCGGCGACGTCGTCGGCCGGCTCCGTGACGCCGGCCTCACGGTGGCGACGGGGGAGTCCCTCACCGGAGGGCTGGTGAGCGCGGCGCTCGTCGACGTGCCCGGCTCCTCGCGTGTGGTGCGTGGCGGGCTCGTCGCCTACGTGAGCGAGCTCAAGGCGCAGCTGCTCGGGGTGGACCGCGCACTGCTCGCGCGAGGTGGCGCGGTGCAGGCGGAGGTGGCCGCCCAGCTCGCCACCGGGGCCGCGCGCGTGTTCGGGGCGGACTGCGGGCTGGGGACCACCGGCGTCGCCGGCCCCGGCCCCGACGAGGGTCACCCGGCCGGGACGGTCTTCGTCGCCGCGAGCCTGGCCGGAACCGTGCGGGTGCGGCGTCTTCGCCTGTCCGGCACGCGTCCGCTCGTGCGGCGGGCGAGCACCGCGGCGGTGCTCGCCCTCCTCGTCGGGCTGCTCGAGGACCGGGAACAAATTGCTTCGGGCCGGAGTTGGAGCAGGTGATGACACACCACATCCATGGCGGCACCGTGCTCGGGCCGCCCAACCGCCCAGCGAGACGGCTCCCGTCCCGGCCCGCGCCCTCGCCTGCGCCGGGGTACCGTAAGGCAAACCACGGCGAGCGACAGGAGGTGGCCCCGGTGATCGTCCTACGACGCGAGATCGGTGACGTACTTCGGACGGTGCGACAGCACCAGGGCCGCACACTGCGTGAGGTCTCCTCTGCAGCGCGCGTCTCCCTCGGCTACCTGAGCGAGGTGGAGCGCGGCCAGAAGGAGGCGTCCTCCGAGCTGCTCGCCTCCATCTGCACCGCCCTCAACATCCCCATGTCCTTCGTGCTGCGCAAGGTCAGCGACCGCATCGCGGTCGCCGAGGGCGTCCACGTCCCCGACACGGTGCCCGAGGAGCTCGTCTCCTCGCTCCGCAAGGAGCTCGCCGGCGTCGCCTGACACCCGCGCGACCCACTCAGCCCCCGACCGGCTCCGGCCGTCGGGGGCTGAGTCGTGCCCGGGTCGTTGCCGCTCAGCGCGGCTGGCAGGCAGGGCAGTAGAACGCCGGGCGCTCCTGGCCCGGCGGGCCCACCCGGAGCTCGGCGATCGGGGTGCCGCAGCGCCGGCAGGGGCGCCCGCGCCGGCCGTGGACGTGGCTGGTGCGCCCGGGGGCGCTCTCCCCGGTGGCGGTGGGCAGCGGAGCGTCCGCCGAGCGGAGCATGAGGGCGCGGGCGGTCGCGCACAGCGCCTGCGCCTGGTCGACGTCCCGCGCGGGGCGCAGCGGGTGGACCCGGTGGGCCCACAGGGACTCGGCGAGGTAGAGCG
Above is a genomic segment from Georgenia wutianyii containing:
- the pgsA gene encoding CDP-diacylglycerol--glycerol-3-phosphate 3-phosphatidyltransferase, whose translation is MPTDTHGTQHVPLWNLANVLTMVRVALVPVFAVLMLGDSTTQRVLAAVVFLLAAATDKLDGYIARSRGLVTNFGKIADPIADKALVIAALVLLWAEGTIPWWVPVIIIVRELGITALRFVMVRRAVMAASNGGKLKTVLQVVFIAAYLVPWEALLPQGAADVVLLVAWWVMLLAVVVTVVTGLDYVLRAVRIARAPAPGAP
- a CDS encoding CinA family protein, which codes for MTPAGDVVGRLRDAGLTVATGESLTGGLVSAALVDVPGSSRVVRGGLVAYVSELKAQLLGVDRALLARGGAVQAEVAAQLATGAARVFGADCGLGTTGVAGPGPDEGHPAGTVFVAASLAGTVRVRRLRLSGTRPLVRRASTAAVLALLVGLLEDREQIASGRSWSR
- a CDS encoding helix-turn-helix domain-containing protein, with protein sequence MIVLRREIGDVLRTVRQHQGRTLREVSSAARVSLGYLSEVERGQKEASSELLASICTALNIPMSFVLRKVSDRIAVAEGVHVPDTVPEELVSSLRKELAGVA